In the Treponema maltophilum ATCC 51939 genome, TACAGCAAATTTTAGATATAGAGAAAGAATAACGAAGGAGGAGCGGACAAGGAAGCTAACTTCTAAAAAACGAAGATGGGTAAACATAGGAGCGTCGCGCTAAAGATGTATGTAAAACAAAAGCTTAAAAATGCATATGGAAACTTGACCGTCCGCGAAGTGCTGCCCAAAAACTTCAGTCTACCGCTTTTGCCGACTTCCCTTCATTCCGAATCCCCGGGTACCGGCATAAAAGGCTGCCCACATGAAAAGCAGCAAAATGGGCAGCCAATCGCCGAAGCGGGCGTAAGCGGTAACCGTACGCTCGTAAATCGGCACGTCGTATGTGCCGGCGGTTTTTTCAAAAAGCGGCAGGCTGTACAGCAGGCGCCCTGCAGGGTCGGTTATGCTCGTAAAGCCCGCGTTTGTACAGCGCACGAGTGTCGTTCTGAATTCCTGAGCGCGGTACGAAGCGATCGCAAAATGCTGAATTTCTGCCGAACCGGTTTTCGACCATTCGTCGTTTGTCAGATTAAAAAAAACTTCGCTTCCCGCAAAAAAAAGTTTGCGGCACACGGAGGGAAAAGCGTCTTCAAAACAAATGGGCGTACCGGCCTTTACGCTGCCCGCTTTAAGCGGAAGTTCGAAGACGGTAAACGCTTTGCCGGGAGTCCATCCGCTTGAAAAACCGGCAATGCTTTGCATAAGAGTTTGCATCCAGCGCGTGTCGGAATAAGGGATTACTTCGGCAAAGGGAATAAGCTGAACTTTGCCGTAAAACGCGCACCACGAACCTTCTTTGTCGAAGTAGGCCGCCGCATTGTTGAATTCGCGCATGCCGCTTGCAGAGCTTTTTGCCTCGGACATGGCCGTCAATTCCACCGGAGAGCCGGTAATGAGCGGCACCCCGTTCTCCGCAATAAAAGGAAGAAGGGGATCGCTTTCGGGATAGTCTTCATAAAAAGTCAGCGCATTCGGCAGCGCATAGGGCAGGGTGCTTTCAGACCACAAAATAACGTCGGGTTTGTCAACAAGGTTTTGCGCGTCATTCAGCTGTTCCCGGGTAAGTGCAATCGCGTCTTCCAAAGCGTTTTCGCCCTGTTCGGAAAGCCATGAATTGAAATTCGGCTGAACCAAAACCGTGCGCACGGTTTTTACGGGAACGCGCATTTCGGTATACCGGCGGATGCCGTAGATACAAGCGAGCATAAAAAGAACGACGCAAAAAGCGGCCGTGCGCGCGTACGAAAAAGATACGGCCTTTGTTGCTCCGCGGCTGTGTACCGGATTGCCGATGCCCGTCGGATAGCCGGAGTACCGTTCGCCGCCGCGCGCAAAAAGCGAAAGTCCTTCGGCTATAAGCGCGTTAAAAAGCGCGAATAAAAAGCTTATGCCCCATGTTCCGGTAATATCGACAATCTGCGTTACAAGCTTCCACTTCCACGCGCTCATAACCAGCGTGCCCCACGGATAGGCTAAAAAGCCGGTCGACTTTTTCCATTCGTAAATTGTCCACAGCGCGGCAAAAAGTAAAACGCGCACGGGAACATTAAAGGGCTTAAGCCCTGACCGCTCGGCAAGCGTGTCTTTGTGCGTCAAATAAAAGGGCGCAAAAAATAAGCCGCCTAAAAAATAGCCGAACACGGCGTACACCGCCGTTGTCGCTCCGAGCGTAAAAACGGCAAAGTCCTTAAAATAACCGAGCCAAAAACTTGAAAATACGTGCGTACACAGCATTTGAAGCGCGGTCAGGAGCCCCGCGTTTTTAAAGGAATTACACTCCGCAAGCGCCAAGTACAGCGGAACGAGGGCGAAAAGTCCCAAAAGGGGCGAGCCGAAGAGCAAAAACTCGTTTTGTATGGCAAAAGCCATAATTATTGAAGAAAAAAGCGCATAAAAAACTTGTAAAATTCCTTTCATTATATTATCATCATACATGATTTCGTTTCTGAGAATCAATACAACGCATAGGTGGTAATCTTGCAAAAATGAAGCGGGTAATCGAAATTCACAAAAAGGAATATGATAAAAAACCCGATGTCGTAGTTTCCGCTCCCGGACGTTTTCATCTTATCGGAGAACATACATGGTACTTCAAAGATAAAACCTTATCGATGGCGATTGATTTGCCGGTATTTATTGCGGCATCCGCCCGTCAGGATTCTTCTTTGCGGTTTTATTTTCATCAAATAAACGAGCGCAAGCGGGGCAATGTTTCCACGTTGAAATTCCGCAAGGAAGACAGGTGGGCAAATGCGCTGAAGGCCGTTATCGCCGGTTTTAATTCCTGCGGTTTTGAATGCAAGGGTATGAATGTAACCATTTATACCGAAATACTGCCGTCGGCGGGATTCGGCATAACGACGGCGATAAAGGTTGCAACGGCGCTTGTGTGCAAAACCCTTTTTAAACATCC is a window encoding:
- the lnt gene encoding apolipoprotein N-acyltransferase, which encodes MKGILQVFYALFSSIIMAFAIQNEFLLFGSPLLGLFALVPLYLALAECNSFKNAGLLTALQMLCTHVFSSFWLGYFKDFAVFTLGATTAVYAVFGYFLGGLFFAPFYLTHKDTLAERSGLKPFNVPVRVLLFAALWTIYEWKKSTGFLAYPWGTLVMSAWKWKLVTQIVDITGTWGISFLFALFNALIAEGLSLFARGGERYSGYPTGIGNPVHSRGATKAVSFSYARTAAFCVVLFMLACIYGIRRYTEMRVPVKTVRTVLVQPNFNSWLSEQGENALEDAIALTREQLNDAQNLVDKPDVILWSESTLPYALPNALTFYEDYPESDPLLPFIAENGVPLITGSPVELTAMSEAKSSASGMREFNNAAAYFDKEGSWCAFYGKVQLIPFAEVIPYSDTRWMQTLMQSIAGFSSGWTPGKAFTVFELPLKAGSVKAGTPICFEDAFPSVCRKLFFAGSEVFFNLTNDEWSKTGSAEIQHFAIASYRAQEFRTTLVRCTNAGFTSITDPAGRLLYSLPLFEKTAGTYDVPIYERTVTAYARFGDWLPILLLFMWAAFYAGTRGFGMKGSRQKR